The following proteins are encoded in a genomic region of Mycobacterium sp. 155:
- a CDS encoding lysophospholipid acyltransferase family protein: protein MDVAGEPKAKVIPLHGNSNRATAARRMAQRSESARRHPSVLADPDMHASAEQFAAVVREIDGRRGFASGSPMVDDTPTELARQIAAVGEFVRKRMAGDYVVDEFGFDEHLTNAIFLPLLRILFRSWFRVEVSGIENLPETGAALVVANHAGVLPFDGLMTSVAVHDHHPVHRDLRLLAADLVFDLPTLGQLARKAGHTVACTTDAHRLLANGELTAVFPEGFKGLGKNFKDRYKLQRFGRGGFVSAALRAKAPIVPCSIVGSEEIYPMVADVKLLARLLGLPYFPVTPLFPLAGPAGLVPLPSKWHIQFGEPIETAGYDESAADDPMVTFELTDQVRETIQQTLYQLLAGRRNMFFG, encoded by the coding sequence ATCGACGTGGCGGGCGAACCTAAGGCCAAAGTCATTCCGCTACATGGGAATTCGAATCGCGCGACAGCGGCGCGCCGGATGGCTCAACGGTCCGAGAGCGCTCGCCGGCATCCGTCTGTGCTGGCTGATCCCGATATGCACGCATCCGCGGAACAGTTCGCGGCCGTGGTGCGTGAAATCGACGGACGACGGGGCTTCGCGTCGGGTTCGCCGATGGTCGACGACACCCCGACCGAGCTTGCCAGGCAGATCGCCGCGGTGGGCGAATTCGTCCGCAAACGGATGGCTGGCGACTATGTCGTCGACGAGTTCGGCTTCGATGAACACCTCACCAACGCTATTTTCCTGCCTTTGCTGAGGATACTTTTCCGGTCATGGTTCCGGGTCGAGGTCTCCGGCATCGAGAATCTGCCCGAGACTGGCGCCGCGCTGGTCGTCGCCAACCACGCCGGGGTGTTGCCGTTCGACGGGCTGATGACTTCGGTGGCGGTACACGACCACCACCCGGTGCACCGCGATCTGCGACTGCTGGCCGCCGACCTGGTTTTCGACCTGCCGACGCTGGGCCAGCTCGCCCGCAAGGCGGGCCACACCGTGGCCTGCACCACCGACGCACACCGGCTGCTGGCCAACGGCGAACTCACCGCGGTGTTCCCGGAAGGCTTCAAGGGCCTGGGCAAGAACTTCAAAGACCGCTATAAGCTGCAGCGTTTCGGCCGCGGCGGCTTCGTTTCCGCGGCGCTGCGGGCCAAGGCGCCCATCGTGCCGTGCTCGATCGTGGGCTCGGAGGAGATCTACCCCATGGTCGCCGACGTGAAGTTGCTGGCGCGGCTGCTGGGTCTGCCGTACTTCCCGGTCACGCCGTTGTTCCCGCTGGCCGGTCCGGCCGGGCTGGTCCCGTTGCCGTCCAAGTGGCACATCCAGTTCGGGGAGCCGATCGAGACCGCGGGCTACGACGAGAGTGCGGCCGACGATCCGATGGTCACGTTCGAGCTGACCGACCAGGTCCGCGAGACCATTCAGCAGACGCTCTACCAGCTGCTGGCCGGCCGCCGGAACATGTTCTTCGGCTGA
- a CDS encoding MaoC family dehydratase N-terminal domain-containing protein — MSIASDIIGTHFRYPDYFEVGREKVREFANAVKDDHPAHFTAEAAKEYGHDAVVASVTFLAVAGRRVQLELFDKFDVPINLERVLHRDQKLIFHRPIMVGDRLWFDSYLDSVIESHGTVICEVRAEVTDDDGKPVATSIVTMLGEAAHPDEAGEISSQIAAARDAAIAKMIAGQNS, encoded by the coding sequence ATGAGTATCGCCAGCGACATCATCGGGACCCACTTCCGGTACCCCGACTATTTCGAGGTCGGCCGGGAGAAGGTCCGGGAATTCGCCAACGCCGTCAAGGACGACCACCCCGCCCACTTCACCGCGGAGGCGGCCAAGGAGTACGGCCACGACGCAGTTGTGGCGTCGGTGACTTTTCTGGCGGTGGCCGGGCGCCGGGTCCAGCTGGAGCTGTTCGACAAGTTCGACGTGCCGATCAACCTGGAGCGGGTGCTACACCGGGACCAGAAGCTGATCTTCCATCGTCCGATCATGGTCGGTGACCGGCTGTGGTTCGACTCCTACCTGGACTCCGTCATCGAGTCGCACGGGACCGTGATCTGTGAGGTTCGCGCCGAGGTGACCGACGACGACGGCAAACCGGTGGCCACCAGCATCGTCACCATGCTGGGCGAAGCCGCCCACCCCGACGAGGCGGGTGAGATCAGCTCGCAGATCGCCGCGGCGCGCGATGCCGCGATCGCCAAGATGATTGCTGGGCAAAACTCCTGA
- a CDS encoding HAD family phosphatase translates to MSETGNADAPQELAAEASAEVAVTELETEATESGAAAASALPPPDLTAAAFFDVDNTLVHGSSLVHFARGLAARKYFTYSDILGIVYAQAKFQLTGKENSDDVAEGKQKALAFIEGRSTAELTELGEEIYDEIIADKIWPGTRALAQMHLDAGQQVWLVTATPYELAATIAKRLGLTGALGTVAESVDGVFTGRLVGDILHGTGKAHAVRSLAIREGLNLRRCTAYSDSFNDVPMLSLVGTAVAINPDAALRDVARERGWEIRDFRTARKAARIGVPSALALGALGGALAAVASRRHDFR, encoded by the coding sequence GTGTCCGAGACCGGTAATGCCGATGCGCCCCAGGAGCTTGCCGCTGAGGCCAGCGCCGAGGTGGCGGTCACCGAGCTGGAGACCGAAGCGACCGAATCCGGCGCAGCCGCCGCCTCGGCGCTGCCCCCGCCGGACCTGACCGCAGCGGCGTTCTTCGACGTCGACAACACATTGGTGCACGGCTCGTCCCTGGTGCACTTCGCCCGGGGACTGGCCGCGCGTAAGTATTTCACCTACAGCGACATCCTCGGGATCGTCTACGCGCAGGCCAAGTTCCAGCTCACCGGCAAGGAGAACAGCGACGACGTCGCCGAGGGCAAGCAGAAGGCCCTCGCGTTCATCGAAGGTCGGTCCACCGCCGAGCTCACCGAGCTCGGCGAGGAGATCTACGACGAGATCATCGCCGACAAGATCTGGCCGGGCACCCGCGCGCTGGCGCAGATGCACCTCGACGCGGGCCAGCAGGTGTGGCTGGTCACCGCGACTCCGTACGAGCTGGCAGCGACCATCGCCAAACGCCTCGGACTCACCGGCGCGCTGGGCACGGTCGCCGAGTCGGTCGACGGGGTGTTCACCGGCCGGCTGGTGGGCGACATCCTGCACGGCACGGGCAAGGCCCACGCGGTGCGGTCGCTGGCCATCCGCGAAGGCCTGAACCTGCGCCGGTGCACGGCGTATTCGGACAGTTTCAACGACGTGCCGATGCTGTCGCTGGTGGGCACGGCGGTGGCGATCAATCCGGATGCCGCGCTGCGGGACGTGGCTCGCGAACGCGGCTGGGAGATCCGCGATTTCCGCACCGCGCGGAAGGCCGCCCGGATCGGGGTGCCCTCGGCATTGGCCCTCGGCGCCCTCGGTGGTGCGCTGGCCGCGGTGGCCTCGCGGCGTCACGACTTTCGCTGA
- a CDS encoding glutaredoxin family protein → MEHPHPGAPGRHTVTLLIRAGCSLCGRAVEQLTALRDELGFTLATTDVDVEAAAGDTSLRAQYGDLLPVILLDGVEHGYWEVDEAQLRADLGAP, encoded by the coding sequence GTGGAGCATCCGCACCCCGGCGCACCCGGCCGGCACACCGTGACGTTGCTGATCCGCGCGGGCTGCAGCCTGTGCGGTCGAGCCGTCGAGCAGCTGACCGCGTTGCGCGACGAGCTCGGTTTCACGCTCGCGACCACCGACGTCGACGTCGAAGCCGCCGCGGGCGACACCTCGTTGCGGGCCCAGTACGGCGACCTGCTGCCGGTGATCTTGCTCGACGGCGTCGAGCACGGGTACTGGGAGGTCGACGAGGCGCAGCTGCGAGCCGATCTCGGCGCCCCCTGA
- a CDS encoding glutamyl-tRNA reductase translates to MSVLLFGVSHRSAPVSVLEQLSTDEADQTKIIDQVLQSSLVTEAMVLSTCNRVEVYAVVEAFHGGLSVIGQVLSEHSGMGLGDLTKYAYVRYAEAAVEHLFAVTSGLDSAVIGEQQVLGQVRRAYAAAEANHTVGRTLHELAQRALSVGKRVHSETGIDAAGASVVSVALGMAETKLSGGLAGRTAAVVGAGSMGALAGAHLVRAGIQRIHVVNRSLPRAKRLAATLTEQGVEAHALGLDHVAVALADADIVVSSTGAVRPVVSLADVHHALAQRNAAGPEHQMVICDLGMPRDIDPAVAGLPGLWVVDMDRIQREPTARAAATDAEAARTIVATEVANYLAGQRMAEVTPTVTALRQRAADVVEAELLRLDHRLPELEAAHRDEVAKTVRRVVDKLLHAPTVRVKQLASAPGGDSYAEALRELFELDPQAVDAVAASELPFMTTELDKSE, encoded by the coding sequence GTGAGCGTGCTGCTGTTCGGAGTTTCGCACCGCAGCGCGCCGGTGTCCGTTCTGGAGCAGTTGAGCACGGACGAGGCCGACCAGACCAAGATCATCGACCAGGTTCTTCAGTCATCGCTCGTCACCGAGGCCATGGTCTTGTCCACCTGTAACCGCGTTGAGGTTTACGCCGTGGTGGAGGCCTTCCACGGTGGCCTGTCGGTGATCGGGCAGGTGCTCTCCGAACATTCCGGGATGGGTCTTGGCGACCTGACCAAATACGCCTATGTGCGCTACGCCGAGGCCGCCGTCGAGCATCTGTTCGCCGTGACCAGCGGCCTGGATTCGGCGGTCATCGGGGAGCAGCAGGTGCTGGGCCAGGTGCGCCGCGCGTATGCCGCCGCCGAGGCCAATCACACCGTCGGCCGCACGCTGCACGAGCTCGCGCAACGGGCGCTCAGCGTCGGCAAGCGGGTGCATTCCGAAACCGGGATCGACGCCGCGGGCGCGTCCGTGGTTTCGGTCGCACTCGGCATGGCCGAGACCAAACTCTCCGGCGGGCTGGCCGGCCGCACCGCGGCCGTCGTCGGTGCCGGGTCGATGGGTGCGCTGGCCGGCGCGCATCTGGTGCGTGCCGGCATCCAACGCATCCACGTGGTCAACCGGTCGCTGCCGCGCGCCAAGCGCCTCGCCGCGACACTCACCGAACAAGGCGTCGAGGCGCACGCGCTGGGCCTCGACCACGTCGCGGTGGCTCTGGCCGACGCGGACATCGTGGTGAGCAGCACCGGCGCCGTGCGTCCGGTGGTCTCACTGGCCGATGTGCACCACGCGCTGGCACAGCGCAACGCCGCTGGTCCCGAACATCAAATGGTGATCTGCGACCTCGGGATGCCGCGCGATATCGACCCCGCCGTCGCTGGCCTGCCCGGCTTGTGGGTGGTCGATATGGACCGGATCCAGCGCGAGCCCACCGCTCGGGCCGCGGCCACCGACGCCGAGGCCGCCCGCACCATCGTCGCCACCGAGGTTGCCAACTATCTGGCGGGTCAGCGGATGGCAGAGGTCACCCCGACTGTCACCGCGCTGCGGCAACGGGCCGCCGATGTGGTGGAGGCCGAGTTGCTGCGGCTCGATCACCGGCTGCCCGAGCTGGAAGCGGCCCACCGCGACGAGGTCGCCAAGACCGTGCGCCGAGTCGTCGACAAGCTGCTGCACGCCCCCACGGTGCGGGTCAAGCAATTGGCCAGCGCACCTGGCGGGGATAGCTATGCCGAAGCGCTGCGAGAGCTGTTCGAGCTCGACCCACAGGCCGTCGACGCGGTTGCGGCTAGCGAATTGCCCTTCATGACAACAGAACTCGATAAGTCTGAGTAA
- the hemC gene encoding hydroxymethylbilane synthase has protein sequence MRIGTRGSLLATTQAGHVRDALLAAGHPCELVIISTDGDRSSAPIAEIGVGVFTAALREAVDDGRVDMAVHSYKDLPTAADERFVIAAIPPREDPRDALVARDGLVLGELPVGSVIGTSSPRRAAQLRALGLGLEIRPLRGNLDTRLNRVTSGDLDGIVVARAGLSRIGRLGVVTETLEPVQMLPAPAQGALAVECRAGDTELIAVLAQLDDADTRAAITAERVLLAELEAGCSAPVGAIAEVVESIDEDGNVFEELSLRGCVATLDGSDVIRASGIGTPERAADLGVSVAAELFELGARELLVERGSET, from the coding sequence ATCCGGATCGGCACCCGGGGTAGCCTGCTGGCGACCACACAGGCCGGACACGTCAGAGACGCCTTGCTGGCGGCAGGTCATCCCTGCGAGCTGGTGATCATCTCCACCGACGGCGATCGTTCCAGCGCGCCGATAGCCGAGATCGGTGTCGGTGTGTTCACCGCGGCCCTGCGCGAAGCCGTCGACGACGGCCGTGTGGATATGGCTGTGCACTCCTACAAAGATTTGCCGACGGCAGCCGACGAGCGATTCGTCATCGCCGCGATCCCGCCCCGGGAAGACCCCCGCGACGCACTGGTGGCCCGTGACGGTCTGGTGCTCGGAGAGTTGCCGGTCGGCTCGGTGATCGGCACCTCGAGCCCGCGGCGGGCGGCACAGCTTAGAGCACTGGGTCTCGGTTTGGAAATCCGCCCCCTACGAGGCAACCTAGATACCAGGTTGAACAGGGTTACGAGCGGTGATCTCGACGGCATCGTGGTCGCCCGAGCGGGTCTCTCCCGGATCGGACGGCTAGGCGTTGTCACCGAGACGCTCGAGCCGGTGCAGATGTTGCCAGCGCCGGCTCAAGGTGCGCTTGCGGTGGAATGCCGCGCCGGCGACACCGAGCTGATCGCAGTGCTCGCGCAGTTGGATGATGCCGACACGCGTGCCGCGATCACCGCCGAACGGGTCCTGCTCGCCGAACTGGAGGCGGGCTGTTCGGCACCGGTGGGCGCGATCGCTGAAGTGGTCGAGTCGATCGATGAGGACGGCAATGTCTTCGAGGAGCTGTCGTTGCGCGGCTGCGTGGCGACGCTGGACGGATCCGACGTGATCCGTGCGTCCGGCATCGGAACTCCGGAACGGGCCGCTGACCTTGGCGTCTCGGTGGCTGCGGAGCTTTTCGAACTGGGGGCACGCGAGCTGTTGGTAGAGCGCGGGAGTGAGACATGA
- a CDS encoding bifunctional uroporphyrinogen-III C-methyltransferase/uroporphyrinogen-III synthase — protein MTMRGRKAKPGRITFVGSGPGDPGLLTARAQAVLAHAELVFTDPDVPEAVLAMVGAELPPASGPAPAEPARSSDGVDGAESTDAAAAVIPGGPEIRPALGDPAEVAKTLAAEARHGFDVVRLVAGDPLSIDAVITEIGALTKTHLNFEIVPGLPDTTAVPTYAGLPLGSSHTVADVRGEVDWAALAAAPGPLILHATASHLPDAARTLIEYGLADTTPAVVTANGTTCLQRSVETTLGGLVDKGVLEKQVALDPGAPAVAVSAPLVVTIGKTVANRAKLNWWESRALYGWTVLVPRTKDQAGEMSDRLVGHGASPIEVPTIAVEPPRSPAQMERAVKGLVDGRFQWVVFTSTNAVRAVWEKFNEFGLDARAFSGVKIACVGQATADKVRAFGINPELVPSGEQSSLGLLDEFPPYDEIFDPVNRVLLPRADIATETLAEGLRGRGWEIEDVTAYRTVRAAPPPAHIREMIKTGGFDAVCFTSSSTVRNLVGIAGKPHVRTIVACIGPKTAETAVEFGLRVDVQPETAAVGPLIEALAEHAARLRAEGALPPPRKKSRRR, from the coding sequence ATGACCATGCGAGGCCGCAAGGCGAAGCCCGGCCGCATTACCTTCGTGGGTTCGGGGCCAGGGGATCCAGGCTTGCTGACGGCACGTGCGCAAGCCGTGTTGGCGCACGCCGAATTGGTCTTCACCGACCCCGATGTGCCCGAAGCCGTGCTGGCGATGGTCGGCGCCGAACTGCCCCCGGCATCCGGACCGGCGCCCGCCGAACCCGCGAGGTCCTCCGACGGCGTGGACGGTGCTGAGTCCACCGACGCCGCGGCGGCCGTCATCCCAGGGGGTCCGGAGATCCGGCCCGCGTTGGGTGACCCGGCCGAGGTGGCCAAGACACTGGCCGCCGAGGCTCGGCACGGCTTCGACGTGGTGCGGCTGGTGGCGGGCGATCCGCTGTCGATCGACGCCGTGATCACCGAGATCGGTGCGCTGACCAAGACCCACCTGAACTTCGAGATCGTCCCGGGCCTGCCCGACACCACCGCGGTGCCTACCTACGCGGGTCTGCCGCTGGGTTCGTCGCACACCGTCGCCGACGTGCGCGGCGAGGTCGACTGGGCCGCGCTGGCAGCCGCCCCCGGGCCGCTGATTCTGCACGCGACCGCGTCGCATCTGCCGGATGCCGCCCGCACGCTGATCGAATACGGGCTGGCCGACACCACCCCCGCGGTGGTGACCGCCAACGGCACCACCTGCCTGCAGCGCTCGGTCGAGACCACGCTGGGCGGGCTGGTCGACAAGGGTGTACTGGAGAAGCAGGTCGCTTTGGACCCCGGAGCTCCCGCGGTCGCCGTGTCCGCACCGCTGGTCGTCACCATCGGCAAGACCGTCGCCAACCGGGCCAAGCTGAACTGGTGGGAGAGCCGTGCGCTGTACGGCTGGACCGTGCTGGTGCCACGCACCAAGGATCAGGCCGGCGAGATGAGCGATCGGCTCGTGGGCCACGGCGCGTCACCGATCGAGGTGCCGACCATCGCGGTCGAGCCGCCGCGCAGCCCCGCGCAGATGGAGCGTGCGGTCAAGGGTCTCGTCGACGGCCGATTCCAGTGGGTCGTGTTCACCTCGACCAACGCGGTGCGTGCGGTGTGGGAGAAGTTCAACGAGTTCGGCCTCGACGCCCGCGCGTTCTCCGGAGTCAAGATCGCCTGCGTCGGGCAGGCCACCGCCGACAAGGTGCGTGCGTTCGGGATCAACCCCGAGCTGGTGCCCTCGGGTGAGCAGTCCTCACTGGGCCTACTCGACGAATTCCCGCCCTACGACGAGATTTTCGATCCGGTCAACCGCGTGCTGCTGCCGCGGGCCGACATCGCCACCGAGACGCTGGCCGAGGGGCTGCGCGGACGTGGCTGGGAGATCGAGGATGTCACCGCCTACCGCACGGTGCGGGCCGCGCCGCCGCCGGCGCACATCCGCGAGATGATCAAGACCGGTGGATTCGACGCGGTCTGCTTCACGTCGAGTTCCACGGTGCGCAACCTTGTCGGCATCGCGGGCAAGCCGCACGTGCGTACCATCGTCGCCTGCATCGGGCCGAAAACCGCTGAAACCGCTGTGGAATTCGGACTGCGCGTCGATGTGCAGCCGGAGACCGCCGCGGTGGGACCGCTCATCGAGGCGCTCGCCGAGCATGCTGCCCGGCTGCGCGCCGAGGGGGCGCTGCCTCCGCCGCGCAAGAAGAGCCGTAGGCGTTAA
- the hemB gene encoding porphobilinogen synthase: MAYPRHRPRRLRSTPAMRRLVAQTSLEPRHLVLPMFVVEGISEPRPISSMPGVVQHTRDSLRRAAADAVTAGVGGLMLFGVPRDESKDAAGSAGTDPDGILNVALRDLAKDLGDATVLMADTCLDEFTDHGHCGVLDGSGRVDNDATNARYVELAVAQANSGAHVVGPSGMMDGQVAAIRDGLDEAGHTGVAILAYAAKFASAFYGPFREAVSSSLDGDRRTYQQDSGNIREAVHEIELDIDEGADMVMVKPAMSYLDVVRAAADISPVPVAAYQISGEYAMISAAAANGWIDLQAAALESLIGIRRAGADIVLTYWAADVAGWLA; this comes from the coding sequence GTGGCGTATCCAAGGCACCGGCCTCGCCGGCTGAGAAGTACCCCGGCCATGCGCCGACTGGTTGCGCAAACCTCGCTGGAGCCAAGGCATCTGGTGCTGCCGATGTTCGTCGTCGAAGGCATCTCCGAACCGCGGCCGATCTCCTCGATGCCGGGCGTGGTGCAGCACACCCGGGATTCGCTGCGCCGCGCCGCCGCTGACGCGGTCACCGCAGGCGTGGGCGGACTGATGTTGTTCGGGGTGCCGCGCGACGAATCCAAGGATGCGGCCGGCTCGGCCGGCACGGATCCGGACGGCATCCTCAACGTGGCATTGCGTGATCTCGCCAAGGATCTCGGTGATGCCACGGTGCTGATGGCCGACACCTGCCTTGATGAGTTCACCGATCACGGCCACTGTGGCGTTTTGGACGGCTCGGGCAGAGTCGACAATGACGCCACCAACGCTCGGTACGTAGAACTCGCTGTGGCACAGGCGAATTCGGGTGCCCACGTGGTGGGTCCGAGCGGCATGATGGACGGTCAGGTGGCCGCCATCCGGGACGGACTCGACGAGGCCGGGCATACCGGCGTCGCGATCCTGGCCTACGCCGCGAAGTTCGCCTCGGCGTTCTACGGTCCGTTCCGGGAAGCGGTGTCGTCCAGCCTGGACGGCGATCGGCGTACCTACCAACAGGATTCGGGAAACATCCGCGAAGCCGTCCACGAGATCGAGCTGGATATCGACGAGGGCGCCGACATGGTGATGGTCAAGCCCGCGATGAGCTACCTCGACGTGGTACGCGCGGCCGCCGACATCTCACCGGTACCGGTTGCGGCTTACCAGATCTCCGGTGAGTACGCGATGATCAGCGCCGCTGCGGCCAACGGCTGGATCGATCTGCAGGCTGCCGCGCTGGAGTCGTTGATCGGGATCCGGCGGGCCGGGGCCGACATCGTGCTGACCTATTGGGCGGCCGATGTGGCCGGATGGCTGGCCTGA
- a CDS encoding FAD-dependent oxidoreductase: MTSEVITTPASCPQRPTVAVLGAGIAGLTAAHELAQRGFDVTVYEPRVDERTGLGTAPADTYPPVKLGGLAASQYSTVGTHDGSAAELRPFPGRRGEPRPPARAVAGEHGFRFFPAYYLHTWDLFQRIPVYQRIDAPGGTVDWVPTSRTIMDNVRRVVTQGTTVDGKPSLVFPREAPRTPAEFLTIIGQLTELGFTASDIDRFITRLVRYLVTSPLRRAAELQNLSAYDFFVGRDDTAEQPRFSYSPRFDSLLLEMPRVLAAFDTRWGDARTNLTTYLQLQLQMDRRDNKADGVLNGPTTEAWFDHWHRHLVELGVRFVRAGVDRLEPPASDPAQPPHRRPRVQVTLSDSTRLAPDYTVVAVDAPAAEQITAALRAAGTGGTVAGLDGFTTSAPPSGGPLEPGETRPQTRRDPYAMDEMGRVPWDRFQTLGGIQYYFDTEFQLLRGHMYYSGTEWALSSINQHGLWERRPTLARDGHVSVLSVDIGDFNTPSRHLLDESGRGKAARDCTADEIATEVWRQIVYALTSDVDNVAEALMPWPTWYALDRGLVMGNGPGQGHGKAVRNETPYLVPIVGDWENRPGADPWNPHGGSWGSRPTEERWLADLRERNVWQARHGGYQVHHNSVVFAGTWTKTFTRMTSMEAACESGRHAVNAILDHYIWAASGGADHRENTTLDWRFPYDFLDQGYSSPVRMPSPAGDYCYVFDIENREPADARPLRTLDGQYCQESLPHPLDTVTPPLLTPVPPIPGGQPMTQPTMPPDPGLQLLSYLQSWRQYLQQTGLGGPGGSLLSPAGLPLPASPTDYTQQLLTYLQAWRHYLEQTVGEAAGRPTEGDGPPAGPLSYPGEEVVAPADDYGIQTTATGRPRRTPQPAQPRQDPAPQTPLAPPPQHPVGSAYRRFADAENSPAQPAPRSLYSSASEANTPQSSYPGITEPGWLDPDR, encoded by the coding sequence GTGACGAGCGAGGTCATCACCACACCCGCGTCGTGCCCTCAGCGCCCGACCGTCGCGGTCCTTGGCGCCGGCATCGCGGGGCTTACCGCCGCGCACGAGTTGGCGCAGCGCGGTTTCGACGTCACGGTGTACGAGCCGCGTGTCGACGAACGCACGGGGCTCGGCACCGCGCCGGCCGACACGTATCCACCCGTCAAGCTAGGTGGTTTGGCCGCGTCGCAATACTCGACAGTGGGCACGCACGACGGCAGCGCCGCCGAACTACGGCCCTTCCCGGGCCGCCGGGGCGAACCTCGCCCACCCGCGCGGGCCGTCGCCGGTGAACACGGCTTCCGCTTCTTCCCGGCCTACTACCTGCACACGTGGGATCTTTTCCAACGCATCCCGGTGTACCAGCGCATCGACGCGCCCGGCGGCACGGTCGACTGGGTCCCCACGTCGCGAACCATCATGGACAACGTCCGGCGCGTCGTCACCCAGGGCACCACCGTGGACGGCAAGCCGTCGCTGGTGTTCCCGCGCGAGGCGCCGCGCACCCCGGCCGAGTTCCTCACGATCATCGGACAACTCACCGAATTGGGCTTCACCGCGTCGGACATCGACCGGTTCATCACCAGGCTCGTGCGCTACCTCGTCACAAGTCCGCTGCGCCGGGCCGCCGAACTGCAGAACCTGTCGGCATACGACTTCTTCGTCGGCCGTGACGACACGGCAGAGCAGCCCCGATTCTCCTACTCGCCGCGCTTCGACTCCCTGCTGCTGGAGATGCCGCGCGTGCTGGCGGCATTCGACACCCGTTGGGGCGACGCCCGCACCAACCTGACCACGTATCTGCAGCTCCAGCTGCAAATGGACCGCCGCGACAACAAGGCCGACGGGGTGCTCAACGGCCCCACCACCGAGGCGTGGTTCGACCATTGGCACCGCCACCTCGTCGAGCTCGGTGTCCGCTTCGTCCGGGCCGGCGTCGACCGGCTGGAACCACCCGCATCCGACCCGGCCCAGCCACCGCACCGGCGCCCGCGCGTACAGGTGACGCTGTCCGACAGCACCCGGTTGGCGCCGGACTACACCGTCGTAGCGGTGGACGCCCCCGCCGCCGAACAGATCACCGCGGCGTTGCGCGCGGCCGGCACAGGCGGCACCGTGGCCGGGCTCGACGGGTTCACCACATCGGCCCCGCCGAGCGGCGGCCCCCTGGAGCCCGGGGAGACTCGCCCGCAGACCCGGCGCGACCCGTACGCCATGGACGAGATGGGCCGGGTGCCGTGGGACCGGTTCCAGACGCTCGGCGGCATCCAGTACTACTTCGACACCGAATTCCAGCTGCTGCGCGGGCACATGTACTACTCGGGCACCGAGTGGGCGCTGTCGTCGATCAACCAGCACGGCCTGTGGGAACGCCGGCCGACCCTGGCGCGCGACGGCCACGTCTCGGTGCTCTCGGTCGACATCGGCGATTTCAACACCCCGTCGCGGCACCTCCTCGACGAGTCCGGGCGCGGCAAGGCGGCCCGCGACTGCACGGCCGACGAGATCGCCACCGAGGTGTGGCGGCAGATCGTGTACGCGCTGACCAGCGACGTCGACAATGTCGCCGAGGCGCTGATGCCGTGGCCCACGTGGTATGCGCTCGACCGGGGCCTGGTCATGGGCAACGGCCCCGGCCAGGGGCACGGCAAGGCGGTGCGCAACGAGACGCCGTACCTCGTCCCGATCGTCGGGGACTGGGAGAACCGGCCCGGCGCGGATCCGTGGAACCCGCACGGCGGGTCGTGGGGTTCCCGGCCGACCGAGGAGCGCTGGCTGGCGGATCTGCGGGAGCGCAACGTCTGGCAGGCCCGCCACGGTGGCTACCAGGTACATCACAACTCGGTCGTGTTCGCGGGCACCTGGACCAAGACCTTCACGCGGATGACGTCGATGGAGGCGGCATGCGAATCGGGGCGCCACGCCGTCAATGCCATCCTCGACCACTACATCTGGGCCGCATCCGGCGGCGCCGATCACCGGGAGAACACCACGCTCGACTGGCGGTTTCCCTACGACTTCCTCGATCAGGGCTACTCGAGCCCGGTCCGGATGCCGTCCCCGGCCGGCGACTACTGCTATGTGTTCGACATCGAGAACCGCGAGCCCGCAGATGCTCGCCCGCTGCGCACCCTCGACGGGCAGTACTGCCAGGAGTCGCTGCCGCATCCGCTGGACACCGTCACACCGCCGCTGCTCACCCCCGTCCCGCCGATTCCGGGAGGCCAACCGATGACTCAGCCGACGATGCCGCCAGATCCCGGCCTACAGTTGCTCAGCTATCTGCAGTCCTGGCGGCAGTACCTGCAGCAAACTGGGCTCGGGGGGCCGGGTGGTTCGCTGCTTTCCCCTGCCGGCCTGCCCCTTCCGGCCTCGCCGACCGACTACACCCAGCAGCTGCTGACTTATCTACAGGCTTGGCGGCACTATCTGGAACAGACGGTGGGCGAAGCCGCAGGACGACCGACCGAGGGCGACGGCCCGCCCGCTGGCCCATTGTCATATCCCGGTGAGGAGGTTGTCGCACCCGCCGACGACTACGGAATCCAGACGACTGCGACAGGTCGGCCACGGCGCACACCCCAACCGGCACAGCCCCGCCAAGACCCCGCACCGCAGACACCACTGGCACCACCGCCGCAACACCCCGTCGGGTCGGCATATCGCCGGTTCGCCGACGCCGAGAACTCGCCCGCCCAGCCCGCACCCCGGTCGCTCTACTCCAGCGCATCCGAGGCAAACACACCGCAGTCGTCGTACCCGGGGATCACCGAACCCGGGTGGCTGGACCCGGATCGCTAG